A portion of the Carya illinoinensis cultivar Pawnee chromosome 11, C.illinoinensisPawnee_v1, whole genome shotgun sequence genome contains these proteins:
- the LOC122280652 gene encoding uncharacterized protein LOC122280652, with amino-acid sequence MGMWDYFYSTSDFLKRNAPDQTTVKGWCSSSYGIGSAAVNKIDKAVRIDALHKVKQCMTDEEARSRIGQAATYIAKEAAYYGFHEGLKTLPGGAPVSKFFKHFEQKSESHAKRELKALQTKVGKLEEEISICRKLMEPAEIHKPARAAMKSQKALPFNSEDGIRAFRMEYI; translated from the exons atgggtatGTGGGATTACTTTTACTCAACAAGCGATTTTCTTAAAAGGAATGCTCCCGATCAGACGACCGTTAAAGGCTGGTGCTCGAGTTCTTATGGTATCGGCTCGGCTGCCGTTAACAAGATCGACAAGGCCGTTAGGATCGACGCCCTCCACAAGGTGAAGCAGTGCATGACGGACGAGGAGGCGCGGTCCAGGATCGGCCAGGCCGCCACCTATATTGCTAAAGAAGCCGCCTATTATGGCTTCCATGAGGGCCTCAAAACACTACCTG GTGGAGCTCCTGTTTCTAAGTTTTTCAAGCACTTTGAACAGAAGTCTGAGAGTCATGCAAAGCGGGAACTGAAGGCATTGCAAACCAAGGTAGGCAAACTGGAGGAAGAGATCAGCATATGTAGGAAACTAATGGAGCCAGCAGAGATACATAAGCCAGCTCGGGCAGCAATGAAGTCACAGAAAGCATTGCCCTTCAATTCAGAAGATGGGATCAGAGCCTTCAGGATGGAGTATATATGA
- the LOC122280416 gene encoding uncharacterized protein LOC122280416, with the protein MDSGVSTQPKYQQKQMGYQEKKAAVEGEMNRMNRLPANSTYAVHRIRVLNKILQLLSIQRTASQDEELELLFSGLSL; encoded by the exons ATGGACAGTGGAGTTAGCACCCAACCTAAATATCAACAGAAGCAAATGGGGTATCAAGAGAAGAAGGCAGCAGTCGAGGGAGAGATGAACAGAATGAACCGACTCCCTGCGAACAGCACTTATGCTGTTCATCGCATACGGGTCCTCAATAAAATACTGCAACTTTTGTCCATTCAG AGAACTGCATCGCAGGATGAGGAGTTGGAGTTGCTTTTTTCTGGGCTGTCTCTGTGA